Below is a genomic region from Glaciihabitans sp. INWT7.
GGTTCTTCGTCGGACACAAAGACGAGTGGGTAAGCGCTCGGTCGGAATTTTTCGTACAGCCGCACTGGAGCGAGGATTTGGGAGGGTTGCCCACGTATGATCTCGCAGGTGGGTACCCGGGTGGCAGAGCGCAGAAAGGTCACCTCCCGACCCGGTTCGGTTGCTCTCGGCGGGGTGGTCGTCGGAGTCGCTGGGATCGTTGGACTTTTCGTCGTTCGCGCTCTGGTGCCGACCCTCGGTCCGTGGTCGTTGCCGAATCATCTGCAGGATCTCCTCACGCTGAGTATCAGCGTCATTGTCGAGTCTCTGCCATTCGTCGTCCTCGGTATCGTGTTGTCGATAGTCGTTCAGGTGTGGGTTCCCGACCGGTGGATCATGCGCGTGCTTCCGCGGAATGCGGTGCTGCGGCGGGCGATGATCTCGTTTCTCGGGATCTTCCTTCCGGTCTGCGAGTGCGGCAATGTGCCCCTTGCCCGTGGACTGATCGTGAAGGGCTTCACGGTTTCCGAGTCGATGACGTTTCTTCTCGCGGCGCCGATCGTCAATCCGATCACCATCCTGACCACCGGCCAGGCCTTTGGATTCGACAGTTGGGTGTTCTTCGCGCGTCTGGTGGGGGGTTTCCTGATCGCGAACGTCATCGGTTGGCTGTTTTCGAAGCATCCGGATCAGGACAGTCTGTTGACTGATCGCTTTGCCGCCGAGTGCCGGTTGCCTGATTCCCACGAACACGACCAGACCCGGTGGCAGAAGAGCGTGGAGCTCTTTACCCGCGAGAGTGGCGTGATCATGCCTGCCCTCTTCATCGGATCGTTGGTGGCCGGCTTTGTTCAGGTAGCGATTCCGCGCTCGGTGTTGCTGAATCTCGGGAGCAATCCGGTCTGGTCGATCCTCGCGATGATGGTGCTCGCGTTCGTCATCTCGGTCTGCTCCAATGTCGATGCCTTTTTCATTCTTCCCTTCGCCAGCACCTTTCTGCCGGGGTCGATCGCGGTGTTCCTGATCTTCGGCCCGATCATCGACATCAAGATGCTGACTCTGATGCGCACGACATTCAGGGCGAAGGTTCTTGTGCAACTCACGGTGATTGTCGGTCTGTTGAGTGCGCTGATCGGATTGGTGGTCAACTATGTGGCGTAGTTTCCGACGCTGGCAGGGCATCACCCTCATTGCCGCGGCTCTCGTTTCGACGATCTGGCTGGCGGTGACGAATCAGCTCATCCTGTATATCCACCCGCGGTATATCGTGTTCACCGTGATCATGGCAGCCCTCGGGCTGATCCTCGCGATCGCCAGTGCGGCGCACAAGTCCGACCATGACCACGACCCGGAACCGACACGCGTCGGTAAGGCGCTGTCCGCTGCCGCGACGGTGCTGACTCTCGTGCTCGCGGTCGGTCTGATCGTCGTCCCGCCGGCAACGCTCACGACGGCGACTGCCGATCAGCGGGTGATCAACAGCACCGGGGTGGGAGCGGGTACCAAGTCCGTCGCCGCCGTCTCCTCCGCCTCCCAGGGAGCGTTCGCGAAGTTCACCGTGCAGGATTGGGCCTCCCTGCTACGCCAGACAACCGATGCCAGCTTTTATCGGGATAAACCGGCCCACATCGTCGGCTTCATCACGAAAGACACAGACGACCCGCAGAATGTCTTCTACCTAACTCGCTTTGTGATCACCTGCTGCGCTGTCGACGCGCAACCGATCGGTGTGCCCGTGTTCATGCCCAATTGGCAGAACAGCTTTACCGCGGATGGATGGGTGCGCGCGACCGGCTCGTTCGAGACGAATCCGAGCAGCAACAGCAAACAGCCGATTGCGCTGGTACCGACGGACACGGTCAAGGTGAAGCAGCCAAGTGAGCCATACCTCTACTGATTTCCGCTCCGAACGTGGCGAAATGACAAGCAGCAGTCGCCCCTTCCGCCGTGCGATCGGCGTGACGGTGACGCTCCTTATCGTTCTCGTTGGGGTATTCGCCGGGCTGAACTATTTCCATGGCCCGAAACTTGCAAGCGGGAGTGTCGATCTGGAGCGGGTGGTGCTCCAGTCGGGTCAGCAACTCCGGCTGTTCGCCAACCAGAACATCAGTACCGTCAGAAAAAGACAGGTCACTGTCACGCCAGCGACTCCCTTCACCGTGAACAGCTCGGGCAAAGTCATCGCCGTGCAATTCACCCATCGATTGCTCTACGGCACGAAATACACCGTTCGGGCCCGTGCGGTGGGAAACGCAGTCCAGCCCGGCACGACTGAATTTCGCTACTCGTTCGTAACCGCACCGGCCCAGATCTACTACCTCGACCGGGCCGACCCCGCCAGCACCGGCCGACAGGTAGACAGGATCATAAAAACTGGGCTTCGCACCGAAAAACGCACGGTGGTGTATTCCGCGCCACACATCGACCAGTTCGTCGCGCTCCCCGGGGCGGTCGCGTTCACGACCCTCGGTGACGACGGAACAACCTCCTTATCGCTCGTCAGCGACAGGGACAGCAGCATCGTCGAACACTTTCTGCTGCCCGGCAGTGGCACCATCGATCAGCTGCAGGTCGCTCCAGAAGGCGGTGTTCTCGGATTTGTCTTCACCAGCAGCGGACCGGCAACCGATGCCCAATATCCCGGCATCCTCATGACGATCAACCTCACCGGCGCCCATACTGCTGTCCCCGCCCTCGACCTCGCCAAGAAGCCGCTCGCCGTCACCGGCTGGTCGTTCATCGCGGGAAGCGCCGATATCGTCGCCCAGAGCATGGACCAGACCGTCCTTCGAATCAACCCGCTCACTCCGGGTGCAGATATCCCCCTCGGCCAATATCAGGGCCTGGGTCGAAGCGCCCCGGACGGTAAATCGATCGTCGTCAGCGATGCGTTCGGCTCTCTCGCCTACTCCCTCGACACGGGCAAGGAAACCCGTCTCCCCTCCCCGCCCATCGCCGGAGCCAGAACCTTCGGCGGCACAACGGCCCTGGTCGGCCCCGGTACCACGCGAGTGCGGCAGGTAACGACCCTCGACCCGAGTGACCGGGGGCGATACACGAGTTCCATCGTTCTGGAGCAGGGAGACCACACCCGAGTCCTGTATCAACCGACCGGCAGAAACGCGAGCATCGAAGGCTTCAGCGTGTCGCCCAACGGACAGTACCTCGCCGTCAACGTCATCCCCGACTACGGCACCAGCATCTCCGACGGATACCTGAACGGTGCACAGTCAACCTCGATCACGACCATATTCATCGACATCGCTACCGGAAGCCTCGTCAGCGGAGTCGCAGGATTCGACGAAAGTTGGCGCTAACATTGCTAACTCTCGCAGCGGTGAACCATAAGCCCAGGACGACGGAACCTCGTCACTAGAAGCGGCTTACCGAGAGCTCGCGGGCGCTGGAATACCGCGGGCATGGTCTGTCGCCATCAAAAATCGTTGACCGCTTGGAAATCAACCCCTCAGCTAGAAAGGGGTCTCAAGTGGGACAGCGTTGGAATACTCGGCCACTCGGTGGATTCGCCACAGATCAGTCGCGCTGACCGTTCCCCTTACGGGCTATTTCGTCTCAGCGGTTGGTCGTGTTGCCTGGTTGTTTTGGTGTGCGCGAGGCGGTAGGAGTCGGTGCCTGTTTCGATGATGTTGCCGCCGAAGGTGAGCCGGTCAACGATCGCTGCACACAGCCGGGGGTCGGTGAATGTCTTCGTCCAGCCGCTGAACGACTCGTTCGAGGCGATCGCGACGCTGTTTTTCTCTTCCCTCTCGGTCAGCACTTGGAAGAGCAGTTCGGCACCGCGCCGGTCTAGTTCCATGTATCCCAGCTCGTCGATCATGAGGAGATCGACGCGGCCGTAGCGGGCGATGGTGCGGGCTAACACTTTCTCGTCGGCGGCCTCGACGAGTTCATTGACCAGGCGGGTTGCGAGGGTGTATTTGACTCGGTAGCCAGCCTCGGCCGCGGCTGTACCCAACCCGATGAGTAGGTGGGTTTTACCGGTGCCGGAGTCCCCGATTAGGCACAGTGGTTGGCCTTTGCGGACCCAGTCACCGGAGGCGAGGGTGTGGACGGTGGCGGGGTTGATGTTCGGGTTCGCGTCGAAATCGAAGTCGCCCAACCATTTGTCCCTCGGGAAGCCGGCTGCCTTGACTCGGCGGACCGAGGAACGGCGGTCACGGTCGTCGCACTCGGCCAGCAATAGCTCAGCGAGGAAACCCTGGTAGGTCAGTTGCTCCTTCTGCGCGGCACCGATAGCTTCCTCCACCACCGCCCGAATTGTCGGCAGCCGCAGGCGCCGACAGGCCTGATCGACGGCAGCATTCGCGGCTTGCTCGGTCATCCCGCGACGGCGGCGCAGCGTCGTCGTGATCGACGTGGTTGTGGGGCTCATGATCCGGTCTCTTCCCTCGCTGGTAATTCTTCGCCTCGTGCCAAGCCGGGTAGATGGAGTAGTTCGTCGTATCCAGCCATCGATGGGATTGGTCGTCGGTCCGGTGGTAGACCCGCGATCACCGCCGCCGGATCCGCCAGACGCCGTTGGGTGAGACTCACCACCCGAGGTTCTGCTCGTTGCTGCTCCACAGATAGGAATCGGACCCGATCACGACTGGAAGATGGCTTGTCGGGTGTTTCGGGGTGTTGTGAGGCGTGCAGGCGGGCTTCGACCGCGACGACATCCGCGGTCACCGCACCGACCGTCACCGCGGCCTGGAGACCCGCAATAACATCAGCGGCGTCCATGGAGCGGTGCAACAACAGGACATCGATCAGCTCCCGGGTGGCGACGGCATCTCCGTCGGTTTTGCGGGCGGCAGCCCAGAATGCTTCATGCGCCGCCGTGAACGATCCCGTGGCCCGCGCGTGTGCGAGAGCGGTCGAGCCAGGCAATGCTCCCGGCTTCAGCTTCAGCACATCGAGGTAGTGGTCCAGATCAACCGACTCCCCGCCGCGGGCGACCACCCGGGCATGCCGGGCGACAATCGTACGACCGTCGAAGACCACCAGCTCCGACGCCCGCAGAGATACTCGCACCTGTCGGCCGATCAGGCGTGCGGGCACGGAGTATTTCGCCATCCGCACGGTGATGAGGCTGGACCGGTCTACCCGTGGTGTCAACGACAGGCCCGGATCGAACCGCTCCAGAGGTAACGGTGCCAGCAGGGGTTGCTCGGTGGTGAAGTCTGCACCTACGGTGCGGATCCTGGTTGCGATGCGCCGGCGGTCGTCGGCTTGATCCCAAGCGCGAATGCGGTCGTTCAGTTCGGCCAGAGAATCGGTCACGGGCATCGGTGAGAGGTGGTTGCGGCGAAACCTGCCAACCTCACCCTCGACGCCACCCTTCTCATGCGCACCCTTGATACCCGGCTCGCAATAGAACGAGTCGAACCCATAGTGCGAGCGGAACAGCACCCAGCGGGGGTTCTCTACCCGGCTGCGACCGAAGAGCACCTTCGTGACGGCGGACGTCAGGTTGTCGTAACGGATATGCCTGGTCGGGATCCCACCGATCGTCTCGAACGCGTCAATATGGCCCTCCAAGAACGCCTCCTGCCCCTGCGTCGAATACACCCGGTGGATGGCCTTACCCGAGTGGGAGAGGCGGAAGACGAACAGGTGGCACTTCGTCTTCACCCCAGCCAGGATCACCCACACCTCACCGAAGTCGACCTCGGCCTCTGCTCCCGGCGCGTGCCCTTGCGGGACGAACGCGTTCACACGGCGGCCGGCCTCGACCTCAATCTCCACCCGACGCACCCGCACATAATCCCGAACCGTCGAATACGACAGGGCTGTTGCCCCGTGCTCCTCTGCCAGCCGGGCCAGGATCCGGGTCGCGGTATGACGTTGCTTCCGCGGAGCATCCAGATCCGCCGTCAACATGGCGTCGATCGCTGCGACGAACGGCTCAAGACGAGGCGAGGATCTCACATGAGCTTTCCGTGCCGGCGGCTGGGCCGATTCCAACGCAGCCCGCACCGTCCGCCGGTGCACATTATGTCGGCGCGCCAGCTCCCGCACCGACAGCCCCTCAATTCGGGCATCCCTGCGGATCTCCGCGAACACATCCACCTTTAACAACCTCATCCTGGCCTCCTCGCCAAAATCATTCAGACGAGACCACGATCAGGTGGGGCCAAATCAAACCGTCACAACCACCCCGGCGAGTCACAAGGTGGGGCCAGATCTAACCGTCACCCCGGGGCCACTTCAGGCTGTCACAGACATCGCTCATTCTCCCGACGCAGCGCCTCGGTCTCAGTCTCAGGTGGTGCGTCTTTCCGTGTGGTGGGTGGCCTACCGCGTCGCTTTGGACTCAGACCGTCGGGCCCTTCGCGCCGGTATTTGCTCGTCCAATTCGCCACCGTGCTCGGAGACGGGAGACCGAACTCCTCTGCAAGAGCACGCCCCGATTCCCCTTTTGTGTGGCGCAGCACGATCTGCAGCTTGGTGTCGAAGTCGTACTGCTTGCGTTCCCTGGTCACCAAAGCCCCTGATCCTCGTAGTTGCCATCGCTGGTACAACATTTGGACTGGAGCCCCGGCAAGGTCAAGAGCCAGGGCCACCGACTTCGCGGTGAAACCCTGCTCGAACATCTCCACAGCCGACACGGCGTCGGGGTGGCTCAACGTGCTTTTCAAATACATCTGACTACTCCTGAAAGAGGGACCCTGAATTAGGTGTCCAACTTTCGGGGACCAGTCCAGTAGCCCATTTATGTTCTCGTTGCTGCCACGCTGCCACGGCGAATGTGGGTCACAGAAATAGATCGGTAACCCGATCGCTTCGGTCACCCCAGCGTGTTGGTGCATCTCGACGCCCTGGTCCCAAGTCAGCGAACCACGCAGCTGCTCGGGCAGGTCACGGAAGAGCCCAATCAGGCCGTCGCGGACATGGTCAGCGCGGTGCTTCGCGTCGGGGATTCGCAGCAGCATCACTTTTCCGCTGCTTCGCTCGACCAGGGTTCCGATTGCTGATTTATTCGCTTTACCGATGATCAAATCCCCTTCCCATGCCCCGGGGATGGTCCGATCTTCCACGAATACCGGCCGTTCAGCGATCAGGGTCATGTTCTGGATCCGGCCGACTCGTCCGGTTGTCTTCCGTCGTCTTTTCCGGGTTGTTCTGCCCGTCCTGACCGCGCTCACGGCACTGCGAGTCAGAGCGGTCCGCGAGCTCGAATACAGCGCCCGGTAGATGGTCTCGTGCGAGACGCGCATCGAGAGCTCGTCGGGATAGTCAACGCGCAGCCGCCCAGAGATCTGCTCAGGCGATAGTTTGCCCTTCAACCCCGCGATCACTTGATCACGCAGCAGCCCTGGCGAGCTGAGTTTGCCAGGGCGTGGCCTCCGGGCAGCATCGAACGCGATTCGGTGAGCAGTAGTCGCCGGGACTGCCCCGAGTTCAGTTGACTCGGTGGGTTAGTGGTTTCACGCGGCGTTGAGGGCCATGTTTATTGTCTCAAACTCGATCGGGGTGAGTTTGCCGAGGCGGCGTTGCCGACGCTTGCGATGGTAGGTTCGCTCGATCCAGACCACGATCGCGAGGCGTAGCTCTTCCCTCGTGGCCCATCGTTGCCGGTCGAGGACGTTCTTTTGCAGGAGGGCGAAGAAGGACTCCATCGCGGCGTTGTCGCCGCATGCGCCGACGCGGCCCATCGACCCGGTGATGGCGTTGTTCTTCAACACCCGCACGAAGGCGTTGGAGCGGAATTGAGAGCCGCGGTCGGAGTGCAGAATCGTGCCGGCGATGTCGCGTTGCCCGATTGCGTTGCGGGCCGCAGCGACCGCCAGGGATGCTTTCATTCGGGAGTCGATGGAGTAGCCGACGATCTTGTTCGACCACACGTCCTTGATCGCGCAGAGGTAGATTTTGCCTTCGTCGGTGCGATGCTCGGTGATGTCCGTCAACCACAGCTGGTTAGGGCGTGTCGCGGTGAAGTTCCGCTGGACATGGTCGTCATGCACGGGCGGGCCGGCTTTGCCCCTCAGGCCGCGTTTCTTCGCGAACACGGACCAGAGCCGCTGCTGGGAGCAGAGCCGCCAAACCCGGTTCTCGCCCGCCTTCAGGCCAGCCTGGTTGAGTTCGTCGCTGATGAACCGGTAGCCGAACGCGGGGTCGTCCCGGTGGGCGTCCCACGCCGCGTTGGTCAGGTGAGCGTCGTCCCAATCACGTTGCGAGACGGGGTTTCGGAGCCACTGATAGAAGGCTTGTTTGGAGAAGCGCAATACCCGGCAGGTCACCGTGACGGGGACTCCGTCGACGGCCAGTTCGCGGACCAGCGGGTACATCATTTTGGGTTGACATCCCGGGAGAGGTAGGCGACGGCGCGGCGCATTACCTCGGCTTCCTGCTCCAGCAGCCGGATCCGTTTCCGCGCCTCCCGCAGCTCAGCCGACTCCTTCTCCGTCACGCCAGGCTTCACCCCCTCTTCGACGTCGGCTTTCTTCAGCCAGTACGCCAGACACGACTCCGAAATTCCGAAGTCCTTCGCGATCTGGTTCAGCGGGGCTTCGTGCTTGCGAGCGACCGCGACAACATCGCGGCGGAACTCGGGCGGGTAGGGCTTGGGCATGGTGACATCCTTCCAGCGGAGACGAATCTCCACAGGTCAAGAGTCAACCAAACCGGGGGCAGTCCCGCCCGG
It encodes:
- the istA gene encoding IS21 family transposase produces the protein MRLLKVDVFAEIRRDARIEGLSVRELARRHNVHRRTVRAALESAQPPARKAHVRSSPRLEPFVAAIDAMLTADLDAPRKQRHTATRILARLAEEHGATALSYSTVRDYVRVRRVEIEVEAGRRVNAFVPQGHAPGAEAEVDFGEVWVILAGVKTKCHLFVFRLSHSGKAIHRVYSTQGQEAFLEGHIDAFETIGGIPTRHIRYDNLTSAVTKVLFGRSRVENPRWVLFRSHYGFDSFYCEPGIKGAHEKGGVEGEVGRFRRNHLSPMPVTDSLAELNDRIRAWDQADDRRRIATRIRTVGADFTTEQPLLAPLPLERFDPGLSLTPRVDRSSLITVRMAKYSVPARLIGRQVRVSLRASELVVFDGRTIVARHARVVARGGESVDLDHYLDVLKLKPGALPGSTALAHARATGSFTAAHEAFWAAARKTDGDAVATRELIDVLLLHRSMDAADVIAGLQAAVTVGAVTADVVAVEARLHASQHPETPDKPSSSRDRVRFLSVEQQRAEPRVVSLTQRRLADPAAVIAGLPPDRRPIPSMAGYDELLHLPGLARGEELPAREETGS
- a CDS encoding IS3 family transposase (programmed frameshift), yielding MPKPYPPEFRRDVVAVARKHEAPLNQIAKDFGISESCLAYWLKKADVEEGVKPGVTEKESAELREARKRIRLLEQEAEVMRRAVAYLSRDVNPKMMYPLVRELAVDGVPVTVTCRVLRFSKQAFYQWLRNPVSQRDWDDAHLTNAAWDAHRDDPAFGYRFISDELNQAGLKAGENRVWRLCSQQRLWSVFAKKRGLRGKAGPPVHDDHVQRNFTATRPNQLWLTDITEHRTDEGKIYLCAIKDVWSNKIVGYSIDSRMKASLAVAAARNAIGQRDIAGTILHSDRGSQFRSNAFVRVLKNNAITGSMGRVGACGDNAAMESFFALLQKNVLDRQRWATREELRLAIVVWIERTYHRKRRQRRLGKLTPIEFETINMALNAA
- the istB gene encoding IS21-like element helper ATPase IstB gives rise to the protein MSPTTTSITTTLRRRRGMTEQAANAAVDQACRRLRLPTIRAVVEEAIGAAQKEQLTYQGFLAELLLAECDDRDRRSSVRRVKAAGFPRDKWLGDFDFDANPNINPATVHTLASGDWVRKGQPLCLIGDSGTGKTHLLIGLGTAAAEAGYRVKYTLATRLVNELVEAADEKVLARTIARYGRVDLLMIDELGYMELDRRGAELLFQVLTEREEKNSVAIASNESFSGWTKTFTDPRLCAAIVDRLTFGGNIIETGTDSYRLAHTKTTRQHDQPLRRNSP
- a CDS encoding TIGR03943 family protein, with product MWRSFRRWQGITLIAAALVSTIWLAVTNQLILYIHPRYIVFTVIMAALGLILAIASAAHKSDHDHDPEPTRVGKALSAAATVLTLVLAVGLIVVPPATLTTATADQRVINSTGVGAGTKSVAAVSSASQGAFAKFTVQDWASLLRQTTDASFYRDKPAHIVGFITKDTDDPQNVFYLTRFVITCCAVDAQPIGVPVFMPNWQNSFTADGWVRATGSFETNPSSNSKQPIALVPTDTVKVKQPSEPYLY
- a CDS encoding permease, producing MPTLGPWSLPNHLQDLLTLSISVIVESLPFVVLGIVLSIVVQVWVPDRWIMRVLPRNAVLRRAMISFLGIFLPVCECGNVPLARGLIVKGFTVSESMTFLLAAPIVNPITILTTGQAFGFDSWVFFARLVGGFLIANVIGWLFSKHPDQDSLLTDRFAAECRLPDSHEHDQTRWQKSVELFTRESGVIMPALFIGSLVAGFVQVAIPRSVLLNLGSNPVWSILAMMVLAFVISVCSNVDAFFILPFASTFLPGSIAVFLIFGPIIDIKMLTLMRTTFRAKVLVQLTVIVGLLSALIGLVVNYVA
- a CDS encoding IS30 family transposase; translation: MAFDAARRPRPGKLSSPGLLRDQVIAGLKGKLSPEQISGRLRVDYPDELSMRVSHETIYRALYSSSRTALTRSAVSAVRTGRTTRKRRRKTTGRVGRIQNMTLIAERPVFVEDRTIPGAWEGDLIIGKANKSAIGTLVERSSGKVMLLRIPDAKHRADHVRDGLIGLFRDLPEQLRGSLTWDQGVEMHQHAGVTEAIGLPIYFCDPHSPWQRGSNENINGLLDWSPKVGHLIQGPSFRSSQMYLKSTLSHPDAVSAVEMFEQGFTAKSVALALDLAGAPVQMLYQRWQLRGSGALVTRERKQYDFDTKLQIVLRHTKGESGRALAEEFGLPSPSTVANWTSKYRREGPDGLSPKRRGRPPTTRKDAPPETETEALRRENERCL